CAGGATCTTCCGATCTGAGCATGCGCGCCGACAGCGAGGCGATTTCATCCAGGTGCGTGGTCAATACCTGCTGCTTCACCGCCAGCAAATTGGCCGGATGCATGGAAAACTTGCGCAGCCCCATGCCCAGCAGCAAACGGGTCAGCCTGGCGTCGCCCGCCATTTCGCCGCACACCGCCACCGGCAGATTGGATTTGATGCCGGTTTTGATGGTGTGCAGGATCAGCTTCAGCACCGCCGGATGGATGGGATCGTACAGATGGCTGACCGTGTCGTCGTTGCGGTCGATCGCCAGCGTGTACTGGATCAGGTCATTGGTGCCGATGGACATGAAGTCCACATGCTTGGCGAAACTGCCCGCCACCAGCGCCGCGGACGGGATTTCTATCATCGCGCCCACTTCCACGCCGTCGGCGTAGGCTATGCCCTCTTCGCGCAGCTCTTCCTTGGCGTACTCGAACTGCGTCAGCGCCTGCTTCAGTTCCGGCAAGGAGTTGAGCATCGGGAACAGCACGCGGATGCGGCCGTGCACCGAGGCGCGCAACAGCGCCCTGAGCTGGGCGCGGAACATCAGCGGCTCCGCCAGGCACAGCCGGATGCCGGTCAGACCCAGCGCCGGGTTCTCCGCCTGGCAATGATTGAGCCACTTCGGGCTCTTGTCGGCGCCCAAGTCCATGGTGCGGATGGTGACCGGCATGCCCTTCATCGCCGAAGCCACATGGCGATAGGCTTCGAATTGCTCGTCCTCGGTCGGCAGCGTGTCGCGGCCCAGGAACAGGAACTCGCTGCGGAACAGGCCTATGCCCACCGCGCCGGATTCGCGCACATCGTCCACGTCCTGCGGCCGCTCGATATTGGCCAGCAGCTCGATCACGGTGCCGTCGCGCGTCACCGCGCTGGATTTGCGGATCGACGACAGCTTGCGCCGCGCGCCGCGCCAGGCGCGCTGGCGGCGGCGGTATTCGGTCAGCACCAGATGATCCGGATTGATGATCACCACGCCTTGCTGGCCGTCGATGATGATCATTTCGTCCTGGCGGATCAGCTCGCGCGCATGATGCAGCGCGATCACCGACGGCAAGTCCAGGCTGCGCCCCAGAATGGCGGTGTGCGAAGTCGCGCCGCCGACGTCGGTGACGAAGGCGGCGAAGTTGGAATCCTTGAAATACACCATGTCGGCCGGCGACAGATCGTGCGCCACCAGGATGTGGTCTTCCACCAGATCCTCAGGCGCCGGCAGCTGCGGCGCGTCGCCGTCCAGATTGGTGAAGATGCGCTCGATTACCTGCAGCACGTCGTTCTTGCGTTCGCGCAGGTAGTCTTCCTCGATGGCGTCGAACTGCTCCACCAGGTGGTCGCATTGCAGCTTCAACGCCCATTCGGCGTTGCAGCGTTGTTTCTCGATGATTTCGCGCGGCTCGATCGAGATGGTGACGTCGCTCAGCAACATGATGTGCAGCGACAAGAACGCGCCCAGCTCGGCCGGCGCGTTCTCCGGGATGCTGCCCCACAGCATCTCCAGCTCTTTGCGAGTGGCGCGCACCGCTTCGTCGAAACGCGACTTTTCCGCCGGAATCTCTTCGTCTTCCAGCAGATAGTGCGCCACATCGTCCATGCTGCGCGAAATCAGGTGGGCCCGGCCTATGGCGATGCCCCCGCCTATGGCCACCCCGTGCAGGATGATGCTCATTGCCCCTCCCCCGGCGGACCGGTGTTATTGTATGTCCGCCTACATTCCCGCCGCTTGGCGACGGGCTCCCTGAATGACCGGGGCAAACCGGCCCCATGCGCCTCAGCGCTTTATTCCGCCTCGTCGAAGCGGTTGTTGATCAAGGCGATCAGCGCGTCCAGCGCCTGTTGTTCGTCTTCGCCGTTGATTTCCAGCTCTACCTTGGCGCCCTTGGCCGCCGCCAGCATCATCACGCCCATGATGCTCTTGCCGTTGACGCGGCGATTATTGCGGGCGATGAAGATATCGCTCTTGTAACGGCTGGCCAATTGCGTGAACTTGCTAGAAGCGCGCGCGTGCAGTCCCAACTTATTGATGATTTCCACTTCAGATCGCAGCATTACCTTCCCCCGGAATAATATAAAGCACGCCCTCCAGGCCGCCTGTGATCGCCTTGCTGACTACCACCTCCAGCGGCTGGCCGCTATAACACAGCGCCCGCACCAACATCGGCAGGCTCGCGCCGGCCACCGCCTCCACTCTGCCCGGCCGGATCAGCCGGCTGGCGATATTGGATGGCGTACCGCCGTACATATCGGTCAACACCACCACGCCGTCGCCTTGCTCCAGCCTGTCCACCAAGCTCTGAGCCTCCGTCAGCTTGCGCTCCGGGTCTTCGGTCTTGTCCACTGCCATCACCGCCAGATTTTCCGGCTCCCGGCCCAGGATATGCCTGGCGCAATCCGCCAGGCTGCGCCCCAGGTCGCCATGTGCGATTATCAGAACCCCTACCATGCCATTGTCTTCGGTGTGAGTGCGGCCAAACGGCGTGGCCGCGTGATTTGAGCCAAGCTCCAATCGCGCGGTCCGGGACGCATCCCGCCCGTTCCGCGCGGCGCGAATTCAATCTTCCTGAATTGTAACAGCTGAATCTGAGCTGCGGCGGTACCAGGACAGCTTGTCGGCCAGACTCACCACCTCGCCGACGATGATCAGAGCAGGCGATGCGATGCCATGCGAGGCCATCAGACCGGGCAGACTGGATAAAGTGCCGCACACGGTGCGCTGTCTTTCCGTCGTCGCCCACTCCACCGCGGCCGCCGGCGTCTCCGCCGCCCGCCCATGTTCGATGAAAGCCTGGCACAGCTCGGCGGCGGTGGACACGCCCATGTACACCACCACCGTCTGCTGCGGCCGGGTCAAGGCCGGCCAGTCCAGCTCGATGCTGCCATCCTGCTTGTGGCCGGTTACAAAGGTAACCGACTGGGCGTAATCGCGGTGTGTCAGCGGAATGCCGGCATAAGCCGCCGCGCCGCTGGCCGAGGTGATGCCCGGCACCACTTCGAAGGCGATGCCATTCTCGGCCAGCGTGGCAATCTCCTCGCCGCCGCGGCCGAAAGTGAAGGGATCGCCGCCTTTCAGCCGCAACACGCGCTTGCCCTGCCGCGCCAATTTCACCATCAATTGATTAATATCGTCTTGCGGCAACGCATGATTGGCGCGCGCCTTGCCGACATACACCCGCTCCGCGTCGCGCCGCGCCATGTTCAACAGCTCCGGCGCCACCAGCTTGTCGTACAACACCACATCCGCCAGCTGCATCAGCCGCAAGGCGCGGAAAGTCAGCAAGTCGGGATTGCCCGGCCCGGCGCCCACCAGATACACCGCGCCTGCCGGCTCGCAGCCGCCAGCCTCAATGCGGCTGGCCATCTCGGCGCGCGCGGCGGCCTCGTCGCCGTTCATCACCGTTTCCGCCAATTGGCCTTCCAGCACCGACTCCCAAAAACGGCGGCGGGCATCGATATTGTCGAAACGCGCCTTCACCTCGTCACGAAACGAAGCGGCGAAACGCGCCAAGCGCCCATATCCGGCGGGAATCAGGCTCTCCAGCCGCGCGCGGATCTGCCGCGCCAATACCGGCACGCTGCCGCCGCTGGCCACGGCTATCATCAGCGGGGAGCGATCAATGATGGCCGGGCTGATGTAACGCGACAGCTCGGCGTCATCCACCACATTCACCAGAATGCCCAGCGCCTCGGCATCTTCGGCCACCTGGCGATTCACAGCGGCGTCATCGGTCGCGGCAATCGCCAAACGCATGCCAGACAATTGTTCCGATGCATATCGCGCATTCAGGTGCGCGATTTCGCCGCGCTCCGCCATGCCCGCCAGCTCGGCGTTCAAGGCCGGCGCCGCCACGTTCACCCTCGCCCCCGCCTCAAGCAAGAGACGGACCTTGCGCAAGGCCACCTCGCCGCCACCCACCACCAGGCAGGATTGGCCCGTCAACTTGAGGAAAATCGGGAAAAAATCCATATCGCACTCCATTGCGCCGCACGCGAACGGCCATCCATGACTCAGAAGCCGCGACGCTTGGCCCACGCCCTCCCATTACCAGGCAGCATACTTTATTTGTTGCATAAATACGACGCTTAAGCCCCCGCTTGTCGCGTCGCAGCGAATAGACCCTGCGGCCAGTGTCAGAATCGGCGTTCACTTATTTGCAGTGGTGATTGTTTGACACAATTCTTCAACCGCAGCCGCCGCTTGGCTATCGTCGTCGGCCCGCTCTTGATGCTGATCCTGCCGGACGCCGCCTTGGCTGCCCTGCGCCCCGAACGATACGCAGGCAATCTGGCCAGCGTTTTTTGCCTGGGGCTGGCGCTGGCCTGTTGGCTGCGCGGCCGCTGGCTGCGCCAAAAAGTGCGCGCCGTGCTGCAGGATGCCAGCCTGGGCTTGCTGGAGTTCGATCTGCCGCGCCAGTACGTGACCGCCAACACCCACACCCTGCAACGCCTGCTGGGCATGCCGGCGCACACCCGCGGCATGGACTGCAACCGCTGGCTGTCGCTGCTGCATCCCGAAGACCGCGCCCGCTTCTCCATCATGCTGGAAACGCCGCCGCAAGCGCCGGAGGCCGGTTACGAAGCGCGCATCCGCCACCACAGCGGCCAGTGGGAATGGCTGGAAATGACGCTGCAGCCGGTTTGGCGCGCCGGCAAAGTGAGCCGGCTGACCGTGATCTGCCGCGTCGTCACCGCCCGCAAGCATCAAGAAGCGGCCATCTTGCGGCGCGAACAGCAATTCCGCACCCTGGTGGACAACTCGGAAGACATCGTCGCCCGCTATGATCTGGATCTGCGCTGCCAATTCATCAACCGCAGCGTGGTCCGCTTCTCCCCTTTGCCGCTGGAAGAGCATCTGGGCAAAACCCCGCGCGAAAAGGGCTGGTCGGAAGAGGCCAGCCAACGCTTCGAAAACGAATGCCGGCAATTGATGCAGAGCTGGGAGGCCAGGCGCTTCGAACTGGAGCTGCTCAACGGCGCGCAGCGCCACATCTTTGAAATCCGCCTGTTTCCCGAATTCGACAGCGCCGGCGCCTTGCGGACCATCTTGTCGGTAGACCGCGAAATCACCGCCAACCGCCAGGGCGAGCGGCTGCTGGCCGAAGAAAACGCCGTGCTGGAAATGATAGCCGGCCACCGGCCCTTGACCGAGACGCTGGAGCAGATCTGCCTGATGATGGAGTCGCAGCAGAGCGGCGGCATGTGCGGCATCATGCTGCTGAACGAAGACGGCGAATCCTTGCGCTACGCCGCCGGCCACAGCCTGCCGCCGGTGTACCGCAAGCAGATCGAGCGCGTGGCCATCGGCCCAGCCAGAGGCTCCTGCGGCACGGCGGCGCACTGGAAGCGCACCATCGTGGTCGAAGACATCGAGAAAAGCCCGCTATGGCAACACGCCCTGGAGCGCACCCGCGCCTTCGGCCTGCGCGCCTGCTGGTCCACGCCTATCTTCTCCAGCGAAAGAGCGCTGCTCGGCACCTTCTCCACTTATTATCGCGAACCGCGCAGCCCCAGCCAGGAAGAACTGGCCCTAGTGCAACGCAGCGCCCACATCATCGCCATCGCGCTGGAACGCGACGGCCATGAAAAACAACTGTATCGGCTGGCCACCCAAGACGGGCTGACCGAGCTGAACAACCGCCGCCAGTTCATCGAGCTGGCCGATCGAGAAGTCGAGCGCAGCCGCCGTTACCGCTCGCCCCTGTCCGTGCTGATGATGGACCTGGACCATTTCAAGTCGATCAACGACCAGCACGGCCACGCGGTGGGCGATGAGGTGATACGCCACTTCGCCCAGATGTGCCGGGAAGCGCTGCGCGCCTGCGACCTCAGCGGCCGGCTGGGCGGCGAGGAGTTCGCCGCCGTCTTGCCCAATACCGGGCTGGACGACGCGCTGCAAGTGGCCGAACGGCTGCGCGCCATGGTGGCCGAAGCCTCGCATGCCTGCGGTGCCGCCGTGCCGAACTACACCGTCAGCATAGGCGCGGCCATGTTGCGCCCAGACGAGAACGGCATTGATGAAGTCCTGACCCGCGCCGACAAACAGCTCTACCAAGCCAAGCGCGAAGGCCGCAACCGCGTTTGCGCCGACGGCGAGGCCCAATTGGCGCATTCGGGGTAAAATCGGCTTTTGCATGGAAACCGCCGCATCGTGACCGTCTGGCAGACCGCTTACCTGTCCCATCCCCTGTATCGCCCGCTGCAAGGCATCGCCGGACTGGCTGATCGCGCCGCCTGGCCGGACCAGGCCGAATACGACCGCCTGCTCGCCCAAAGCCGCGCCGCCGGCCAGCCCCTGCCTGAGAAGCTCAGATTCGTCTGCGACCTCGACCCCGGCGCGTATTACGAGATGCACATCGGCGCCACCGGCGAAGTGCCCACCCGCGGCGAAAACTGGCACGACTGGTTCAACGCGCTGGCCTGGCTGATCTGGCCGCGCGCCAAAGCCGCGCTCAATCGCCGCCATGTGCGCGCCATCGCGCGCGGCGAAGTGAAACGCGGCCCGCTGCGCGACGCCGCCACGCTTTTGGACGAATGCGGCGTCATCGTGGCGACGGCGGAGCCTAGGCTGGGCCAGGCGCTGGACGATATGCGCTGGCGCGAATTGTTTATCGAGCGACGCGCCGACTGGGGCCGCCGCATCGACGTTTTCACGCTGGGCCACGCGGTGATGGAAATGGGATTGACGCCGCATATCGGCTGGTGCGGCAAAGCGTTGATTCTGGAGGTCGACCCGACGTTTTTCGAGTGGGACGATACCAGCAAGCTGCGCCATCTGGACGCCGCGCTGGCGGCCAGGCTGGACGACGACGCCTTCCTGCCCGCGCCGCGCGCGATGTGCCCGCTGCCGCTATTGGGCCTGCCAGGCTGGTGGCCGGACAATGAGAATCCGGCCTTCTACGACAATGCCGCTTACTTTTGCCCGACGCGGCGAGCGAAATCAGCCGCCGTCACGGCCTGAAGCCCATCGCTCAGCGGTCCCATCACATCGGTCAAGGCTTCGCTCAAGCCGTCGCCGCCCGCCGAGCTGCGGCGATACACGAACAGTTCGAACAACTCGGCCAGCGTGATGGCCGACAAGCGCTTGCGCAGCACCCAGGCGTCGCCCTGGCCTTTTTGGACATAGCCGTTCTGCGCCAACCGGTCCAGCACCAGGCCCAGTTCGTCGTAACCCACCTTCACCCGCGCGCGCAGTTGCGGCGGCGTCAGCGCCTCGCCCCTATCCTGGCCGGCGTCCAGCAAGAGCAGCACTTCCAGCGCGTCCTGAAAACGGCGGTGCGGCTCATTGCGACGGCGCCAAGCATCGCCTTCCCAATAAGACAGCGCCGAGGTGAACACCGCGCCGGCCAGCACCACCAGCCACAGGCAATACACCCACAGCAGAAAGATCGGGATGCTGGCGAAGGCGCCATACACCAGCTGGTAATTGGCCACCTGGCCGATATAAAAGCCGAAGCCCGCCTTGGTGCCCTCCAGCAATACCGAGGTCGCCAGCGCGCCGACGATGGCGTGCTTGATCGGCACAAAGCGGTTGGGCACGATGCGATACAGCAGCGACAACACCAGCGCCGTCAGCACGATGGTGCCGCCTATCTCCACCACATTGGCGAGCACCGGCAGGTTCTTCTCGAAACGGGTGGCCTTGAACAGCCAGCGCCAGGACAGCAGGCTGCCGCCCAGCACCAGCGGGCCCAAAGTCAGCACCGTCCAGTACACCATGCTCTGCTGCAGCCAGGGCCGGCCGCGGCGCACGCCCCAGATCGCGTTGAAAGTGCGTTCGATGGTGGACATCAGCATCAGGGCCGTCACCCCCAACATGGCGATGCCGGCGGCGGTGAGCTTTTCCGCGTTGTCGGCGAACTGCCGCATATACACCGTTATCACCTTGCCGGCGAACTCCGGCACCAGCGTGGACAGCAACATGATCTTGAAACGGGTGCTGTAGTCGGCGAATACCGGAAACGCCGAAATCACCGTCAGCGCGATGGTGAACAAGGGCACCAGCGCCAGCAGCGTGGTGAAAGTCAGGCTGCCCGACACCTGCATCAGGCGCAGCGCGCCCATGCGGCGGGCAAGGAAGCGGGCGAAGCCGCAAACGGGTTCAAAGCTTTGGATCTGCATGGCGGCAAAGGTAAAGCCAAAGCCGCCGCGAAGCAAGGGAGGCAAGCGCGGCGGCTTTGCCCTATCATGCGGCGATTAAGCAAGATTGAGAGAGAACTTCATGCTAGACATCCTGGTGCTGTATTACAGCCAGAGCGGCGCGACCCGCGAACTGGCCCGACTGATCGCCCGCGGCGTGGACAGCGTGCCCGGCTGCCAGGCCCGGCTGCGCACGGTGCCGAAGATTTCCACCGTCTGCGAGGCGGTGGAGCCGGCCATTCCGGAAGACGGCGCGCCTTATGTCGAGCGCCAGGATTTGATCGATTGCGCCGGCCTGGCGCTGGGCAGCCCCACCCGCTTCGGCAATATGTCGTCGGCGATGAAGTATTTCATCGACGGCACCGGCGGGGAGTGGATGCAGGGCACGCTGGCGGGCAAGCCGGCCTGCGTGTTCACCAGTTCGGCCTCCTTGCACGGCGGCCAGGAGTCTACCCTGCTGACCATGATGATTCCGCTATTGCATCACGGCATGGTGATCGCCGGCCTGCCGTACTCGGAGTCGGCGCTGACGGCGACGCAGACGGGCGGCACGCCGTATGGGGTGAGCCATGTGTCGGGGATGGATAATCGGCAGCCGATCAGCGAGCACGAGAAGGTGTTGGCGCTGGCGCAGGGGAAGCGGCTGGCGGAGTTGGCGGTGAAGCTGGCGGCAAGGTGATGGAAGGGGGCGCACGTCCCGTAGGGCGGAAGCCCCTGCGGGGCGTTCCGCCGCCTTGCTGTTGAAACGCGGGCAAGGCTGATGGCCTGCTCGCCCAACTTGCTTGCCCGCCCGGCGCGGCGAGCCAACTTGCTCTCCTGTGCTAAATGGAATCCGCTCTGCGAACACGAGGCCTTGCCGAAACCACACCGGCGGAACACCCGGCCTTGCCGGGTTTCCGCCCTACGGCGCGGCGAAGAAGCTGCTGGGCGGCGCGCCCAGCTCGCGCTTGAACATGGTGGCGAAGGCGCTGGGGCTGGCGTAGCCCAGGTCCAGCGCCACTTTCAATACGCTGTCGCCGCAGGCCAGCCGCTGCAAGGCTTGCATCAGGCGGGCCTGCCGCCGCCATTGGCCGAAGCTGAGGCCGGTTTCGCGGCGGAAGCGCCGCTGCAGCGTGCGCGGGTCCAGCGCCAGTTCGCGCGCCCACTCCGTCGCGCCGCGCTCGTCGTCCGGCCGCTCCAGCCACACCGAGCACAAGCGTTGCAGCGCCGGGGACGCGGGCTGGGGCAAGGACAGCGGCAGCACCTGGGCGCGGCGGATTTCATCCAGCGCCAGCAACATCACCCGTTCATCGCGCGACCCCGGTTCGCAAGGCACCGGCACATCCACCGCCGCCAGCACCAGTTCGCGCAATAAAGGCGTCACCTCCAGCACGCAGCACGTTTCCGGCAAGCCGGACAACATGTCCTGCCGCACGAAGATATTGCGCATGCGCACCGGGCTGACCATGCGCACCTGATGCCAAGTGCCGATGGGCAGCCAGATCGCCCGAGTCGGCGGCACAATCCACTGCCCGCGCTCGGTGCCGACCCACATCAGCCCCTCTACCGAATACAGCAACTGCGCGGTAGGATGCTGATGGCGCGGCGACTCGACCCCTGCTGGATAGTCGCGCAGCTTGCCGACCACCGGCAACACGCCCCGGTCGTATCGTTCCAGATCGTCGAAGCTGCTCATATCGCCTCTTTCAATAAGATGGATGCCTCATTTTCGCAGGACTGGCTGATTTTTGCCGCATAAGATGGACACACCACCTGTATCGAGAATCTTTTCATGGCCACCAGTTCTTCCCTCGCCGCGCCGGCGCAGGACACCCGCTTCAAGGTGCTCGGCGCCATCAGCGTCTCGCACTTTCTCAACGACATGCTGCAGTCGCTGCTGGTCGCGCTCTACCCTTTGCTGAAGGGCAATTATCATCTGAGCTTCGCCGAAATCGGCCTGCTGACCTTCACTTACCAGTGCACCGCCTCGCTGCTGCAGCCGCTGGTGGGCATCTACACCGACAAGAAACCGCAGCCGTTCTCGCTGGTGTTCGGCATGGGTTCGACGCTGTGCGGCATGCTGCTCTTGTCCTGCGCCGCCAACTTCCCGCTGCTGATGCTGGCCGCCGCGCTGATCGGCACCGGCTCTTCGGTCTTCCATCCGGAATCTTCGCGCGTGGCGCGGATGGCGTCCGGCAACCGGCCCGGCCTCGCCCAGTCGCTGTTCCAAGTGGGCGGCAACGCCGGCAGCGCCACCGGCCCGCTGTTGGCGGCGCTGATCGTGATCCCGATGGGCCAGGGCAGCGTGGCCTGGTTCAGCCTGGCCGCCCTGCTGGCCATGCTGGTGCTGTACCGCGTCGGCCTGTGGTATGCCCAGCAGCATCGCCAGGCCAAGAAGCACGCCGCGCCGGTCCTGCCCGACCTGTCGCCGGGCCGCGTCAAGGCTACATTGCTATTGCTGCTGTTGCTGGTGTTCTCCA
The Chromobacterium sp. IIBBL 290-4 DNA segment above includes these coding regions:
- the ptsP gene encoding phosphoenolpyruvate--protein phosphotransferase; this translates as MSIILHGVAIGGGIAIGRAHLISRSMDDVAHYLLEDEEIPAEKSRFDEAVRATRKELEMLWGSIPENAPAELGAFLSLHIMLLSDVTISIEPREIIEKQRCNAEWALKLQCDHLVEQFDAIEEDYLRERKNDVLQVIERIFTNLDGDAPQLPAPEDLVEDHILVAHDLSPADMVYFKDSNFAAFVTDVGGATSHTAILGRSLDLPSVIALHHARELIRQDEMIIIDGQQGVVIINPDHLVLTEYRRRQRAWRGARRKLSSIRKSSAVTRDGTVIELLANIERPQDVDDVRESGAVGIGLFRSEFLFLGRDTLPTEDEQFEAYRHVASAMKGMPVTIRTMDLGADKSPKWLNHCQAENPALGLTGIRLCLAEPLMFRAQLRALLRASVHGRIRVLFPMLNSLPELKQALTQFEYAKEELREEGIAYADGVEVGAMIEIPSAALVAGSFAKHVDFMSIGTNDLIQYTLAIDRNDDTVSHLYDPIHPAVLKLILHTIKTGIKSNLPVAVCGEMAGDARLTRLLLGMGLRKFSMHPANLLAVKQQVLTTHLDEIASLSARMLRSEDPDKIADLLQLLNAEPGE
- a CDS encoding HPr family phosphocarrier protein → MLRSEVEIINKLGLHARASSKFTQLASRYKSDIFIARNNRRVNGKSIMGVMMLAAAKGAKVELEINGEDEQQALDALIALINNRFDEAE
- a CDS encoding PTS sugar transporter subunit IIA — encoded protein: MVGVLIIAHGDLGRSLADCARHILGREPENLAVMAVDKTEDPERKLTEAQSLVDRLEQGDGVVVLTDMYGGTPSNIASRLIRPGRVEAVAGASLPMLVRALCYSGQPLEVVVSKAITGGLEGVLYIIPGEGNAAI
- the cysG gene encoding siroheme synthase CysG; amino-acid sequence: MDFFPIFLKLTGQSCLVVGGGEVALRKVRLLLEAGARVNVAAPALNAELAGMAERGEIAHLNARYASEQLSGMRLAIAATDDAAVNRQVAEDAEALGILVNVVDDAELSRYISPAIIDRSPLMIAVASGGSVPVLARQIRARLESLIPAGYGRLARFAASFRDEVKARFDNIDARRRFWESVLEGQLAETVMNGDEAAARAEMASRIEAGGCEPAGAVYLVGAGPGNPDLLTFRALRLMQLADVVLYDKLVAPELLNMARRDAERVYVGKARANHALPQDDINQLMVKLARQGKRVLRLKGGDPFTFGRGGEEIATLAENGIAFEVVPGITSASGAAAYAGIPLTHRDYAQSVTFVTGHKQDGSIELDWPALTRPQQTVVVYMGVSTAAELCQAFIEHGRAAETPAAAVEWATTERQRTVCGTLSSLPGLMASHGIASPALIIVGEVVSLADKLSWYRRSSDSAVTIQED
- a CDS encoding diguanylate cyclase, with product MTQFFNRSRRLAIVVGPLLMLILPDAALAALRPERYAGNLASVFCLGLALACWLRGRWLRQKVRAVLQDASLGLLEFDLPRQYVTANTHTLQRLLGMPAHTRGMDCNRWLSLLHPEDRARFSIMLETPPQAPEAGYEARIRHHSGQWEWLEMTLQPVWRAGKVSRLTVICRVVTARKHQEAAILRREQQFRTLVDNSEDIVARYDLDLRCQFINRSVVRFSPLPLEEHLGKTPREKGWSEEASQRFENECRQLMQSWEARRFELELLNGAQRHIFEIRLFPEFDSAGALRTILSVDREITANRQGERLLAEENAVLEMIAGHRPLTETLEQICLMMESQQSGGMCGIMLLNEDGESLRYAAGHSLPPVYRKQIERVAIGPARGSCGTAAHWKRTIVVEDIEKSPLWQHALERTRAFGLRACWSTPIFSSERALLGTFSTYYREPRSPSQEELALVQRSAHIIAIALERDGHEKQLYRLATQDGLTELNNRRQFIELADREVERSRRYRSPLSVLMMDLDHFKSINDQHGHAVGDEVIRHFAQMCREALRACDLSGRLGGEEFAAVLPNTGLDDALQVAERLRAMVAEASHACGAAVPNYTVSIGAAMLRPDENGIDEVLTRADKQLYQAKREGRNRVCADGEAQLAHSG
- a CDS encoding DUF3025 domain-containing protein, with product MTVWQTAYLSHPLYRPLQGIAGLADRAAWPDQAEYDRLLAQSRAAGQPLPEKLRFVCDLDPGAYYEMHIGATGEVPTRGENWHDWFNALAWLIWPRAKAALNRRHVRAIARGEVKRGPLRDAATLLDECGVIVATAEPRLGQALDDMRWRELFIERRADWGRRIDVFTLGHAVMEMGLTPHIGWCGKALILEVDPTFFEWDDTSKLRHLDAALAARLDDDAFLPAPRAMCPLPLLGLPGWWPDNENPAFYDNAAYFCPTRRAKSAAVTA
- a CDS encoding YihY family inner membrane protein; this translates as MPPLLRGGFGFTFAAMQIQSFEPVCGFARFLARRMGALRLMQVSGSLTFTTLLALVPLFTIALTVISAFPVFADYSTRFKIMLLSTLVPEFAGKVITVYMRQFADNAEKLTAAGIAMLGVTALMLMSTIERTFNAIWGVRRGRPWLQQSMVYWTVLTLGPLVLGGSLLSWRWLFKATRFEKNLPVLANVVEIGGTIVLTALVLSLLYRIVPNRFVPIKHAIVGALATSVLLEGTKAGFGFYIGQVANYQLVYGAFASIPIFLLWVYCLWLVVLAGAVFTSALSYWEGDAWRRRNEPHRRFQDALEVLLLLDAGQDRGEALTPPQLRARVKVGYDELGLVLDRLAQNGYVQKGQGDAWVLRKRLSAITLAELFELFVYRRSSAGGDGLSEALTDVMGPLSDGLQAVTAADFARRVGQK
- the wrbA gene encoding NAD(P)H:quinone oxidoreductase, translated to MLDILVLYYSQSGATRELARLIARGVDSVPGCQARLRTVPKISTVCEAVEPAIPEDGAPYVERQDLIDCAGLALGSPTRFGNMSSAMKYFIDGTGGEWMQGTLAGKPACVFTSSASLHGGQESTLLTMMIPLLHHGMVIAGLPYSESALTATQTGGTPYGVSHVSGMDNRQPISEHEKVLALAQGKRLAELAVKLAAR
- a CDS encoding helix-turn-helix transcriptional regulator translates to MSSFDDLERYDRGVLPVVGKLRDYPAGVESPRHQHPTAQLLYSVEGLMWVGTERGQWIVPPTRAIWLPIGTWHQVRMVSPVRMRNIFVRQDMLSGLPETCCVLEVTPLLRELVLAAVDVPVPCEPGSRDERVMLLALDEIRRAQVLPLSLPQPASPALQRLCSVWLERPDDERGATEWARELALDPRTLQRRFRRETGLSFGQWRRQARLMQALQRLACGDSVLKVALDLGYASPSAFATMFKRELGAPPSSFFAAP
- a CDS encoding MFS transporter, with amino-acid sequence MATSSSLAAPAQDTRFKVLGAISVSHFLNDMLQSLLVALYPLLKGNYHLSFAEIGLLTFTYQCTASLLQPLVGIYTDKKPQPFSLVFGMGSTLCGMLLLSCAANFPLLMLAAALIGTGSSVFHPESSRVARMASGNRPGLAQSLFQVGGNAGSATGPLLAALIVIPMGQGSVAWFSLAALLAMLVLYRVGLWYAQQHRQAKKHAAPVLPDLSPGRVKATLLLLLLLVFSKHFYLASIFSYYSFYLIHHFQIGVQSAQLYLFLFLFAVAAGTVLGGPIGDAIGRKRVIGFSILGVAPLALALPHANLFWTAVLSFPIGFILASAFPAILIYAQELLPGKVGMVSGMFYGFAFGIGGIGAAVLGLVADSHGIESVYLMCSFLPLLGIAAVALPDLHRKRAA